From the Callospermophilus lateralis isolate mCalLat2 chromosome 10, mCalLat2.hap1, whole genome shotgun sequence genome, the window CATATTGTTCATGATTCTGATCCAGGGTTTCCCCTGCTGGATCTCACTGCCATGCAGAAGACGGAGTGCAGATGAAAATAGTTGATTCTATTTATGGTGGAAATCTCATCTCATTtctacttcctttgtagtgattccAGTGAGTGCTGAAGTGGGTGTTTGTGAACATCCAAAGAAGGAGAAAACACATGAATACCCTTTCAAAGGGAGGGAGGTTGGCAGCCAGGAACTGGCAGGTGAGGACGTTGCTAACCCTCAGCCATGGTGGGTATACATGGGGCCTGGGCAAGATATAGAACACATCTCTGTCACTTGGATATGCACCCTTTGTCCTTACCAGAGCATTTGGGGCCATGTGTATGATGTAAATGTGCCTTAATTTTTAGTAATTTCAGTTAGTTTTGGGGATAAATTCTTTTATCTGCTGAATTCTTTGAATTAGATATTTATTCAGAATAACAAAATGGGTTACACGTTCTCCTGTGTGTCCCTAAATAGCTGAGCCACTAACCCTCTAGAGACATCTCTTTAAAAGAGCTCATTTGCACAAGGGTTTGGGTTTTATTTGTGATCTTTTTTTGCCCCCTCAATTTCTTGCTTTAGTAGAAGGAAGTGGGTGTTTGGAGGTTGCTGAATGGACACCTAAGGCAGAGGTGAGGACAGAGGGGAGTACAGTGGGTACATCTCTGACTAGCCTCGGGGCATGGTCCAACTCATATAAAGAGATGGGctagcacctgtaatcccagcaactcgggagacaaggagggaggattgtgagttcaaagtcagcctcagcaaaaatgaagcactaagcaactaagtgagacgctgtctctaaataaaacacaaaataggcctggggatgtggctcagtggtcgaatgcctctgagttctatccctggtaccccacccaCTAAAAAAGGAGATGGGCTGGAGTAAAAGTTGACAGGACATTTTTGACAAGGAAGCTGTGTACAAGCGGTGCTGCATCAAGGCTGTTGCACCCAAAATGCACTGGGCTGAATCAGGGAGGTTTCCCCATttctttgcagaggagtttccctgAGCATAACAAGGAAAGCACACCACAGAGCATCCCAGTCTTTTGGTTGATGTCATCTGCAGTAGCTTGGAGGGGAAGACATTAAAATGTGTTTTCACCCCTAAGACATTTGAGAAGCATTTAGAAATAATTGATATCATTCTTCTTGAAGGCACTGACATCCTAATTCTGAAAGATAGTGAGTCAGCAGTGTTTGGGGTACTCATGTTTAGGTGACTTCTGTGTATTACCCACAAAGGGACACTTGGGATTATTATTGCAAGAGTAGTTTATTGTACTCTTTATAATAAACTTTAGTAACTATGGATGGCTGACTGATTAAGAATAATCAAAGTTCCACAAATTTTTTAATCCACCAAAATCAGCAATCTCATGCTTATTATATACAAAGGattgtttatttctggctgcTATCAGAATTCAATAAGTTCATTGTGCCTGTGGTTGTTGTGGCATTTGATAAATGGTAGATATAAATCTTAAAAGTGATTTACCTGTGACTAGTGACTAATACTAAAATAAGGTTATACCCAATGAGCAGGAGGATATAGGGAAAAAATTTTAATGTGTTATGCAAATGATGAAATTAGCATTTATCAAGTACTCAAAAGGTACAAGGTACTCTTTAATGTTCATAGCAAtcctttgaaaatgtcttattactATTATCCTCATTTTGTAGGTGAAAAGCACAGAGAAAAGAGGAAACTTGTTTTAAGTCACacattcaaaaaatagaaaagccAGAATTTGAATTTGTACTTTCTGGCTTCAGAAGCCTTACTCTTAATTACTATGGCTTTTCCATAAGTCCTatgaacagaatttttaaaaaaaggaaaataaaaagaattaacagCATTACACTGTGGAAAACATTTCACAAAACAGagttctaaaaaaattttttctaacATCAGTTGATTATGATATTGTTAACCTTTAATGTCCTTTTCTtgccttctttaatttttttttaatttgttctagttACACATTAGTAGCATGCACTTTGATATGTCATATATAATGAAGTAAAATTTCTCATTATATACATGAGGTAGAACCCTTCTGGTAGTATAGTTACATATATACATAGGGTAatagtctgattcattctactacccTTCCTACCCCCAAATCCCCTTCttgccttatttttaaaatatgtaaaccAAAGATAATGATATAAGATTTAGTAGATACTTTGTTGCTTATAATTGTTATTAAATCActcaaaaaagtaaactatatgcataaaaaatagcaGTGACATAAATTTCAAAACTGACAATCCATGATTTTTGTCACCAATTTTTCCACAAAAATGAGGctaattttctttccatttgtctTGACAgttcattataattttaaaaatagcatttatCTACCAGATGGAATTATGCGTGTGCATTTTTACATATTATCCCAGTATAAAggtagaatttaaaaatatttaaggagCTGGGTATGTCACTCAAagatagagtgcttgtctagtatgtaggaggccctgggtttaatcccactaAATAAATAGATACATAGATCCAGTTAAGTTTCTACTTTTCAGATCTATTGCTTCCTTGTCCTTTTCAGAATGAAGTGTAGCTTTCTTTTATTTAGGATGAGTAGCctaaaacttatttatttatttacttattttttagttgttgattggggcctttatttatttatccatatgtggtgctgagaaatgaacccagtgcctcacacatgctaagcaagtgctctaccactgagctaaagcccCACTCCCACCCTAAAACTTTTGATACAGAAGCATGTACTCCAAAAATGTTTGCTATATGCATGAGCAAGGAATGTAGCATACATTTCCCATTGCTTTTGAATGTTTAGTCTCTGAATCTCCTTCTAGTTTTGGGAATATTTCCATTTCTCAGGAGTCTTTCTGGGACCTATGCTGAAGCCTCCCTTGGCGTTGGGTGTGGCATGTGAACCACATACACCCATCAGAAACACCTGTCCCGGAAAAGACAACCACATAAAAaagtcaagtgcccttgagttcaatccctagtaccctacCTCCtgcaaaaaaaagtggggggagggTTAATAGGAATCCTTTCTGGGGGCAAGAGGCAAATTTGACAAAACTATTATGCTGGAAATAAATTTCAAATTGTTGTAATTTTATGAAAATACTTAAATATTGAGTCACCTGAGCACAGTCTGAACAACCTGGAAGGCTTCTAATGAAGTTGTGTACATCATCCACGGTCCATTTCTGAATATCTTCATCCAAAGAAAGTTTTTCCCCAACTGTAACCAGTGCATGTGTTCCTTTAAGATGGAAAGGCAATTATTTTGTGGCATGGAATTTCTAGGAAAAAGAGGAAGCTTGGAGCACGGGTTTCTGTATAGGTACATGAATTTCTCTCGGAGTGACAGAACACACTCTGTTTACATGAGCCAATTTTGTAATCTCTTTAAAAGATATTCAGAGTCACTGGGAAATGTTCTGTCTCTGCctttcttttcctcctctgaaaGGATGCTTAGTGACAACAGTATTGTAAGCAAACAAAGATTTATTCCATCTGCTCCCAGATTTCAATAGAAAGCTCTCTCCAGATTAATGCCACCATGTTCTGTAATATTCTGATTATCATGCTCTCTGCTAAGAATTTAGCTACATCTTCATCAAAATGGCAAGCTAACACTTTGGAGAAAAGCAGTTAGTACGGTGGCTAGATTTCATACACCCCAGAATCCctgtgtttaaaaaaattttttttttttctaaaaatgttcCAGAAACTATTCACTGCATGGTTTTGGCAATGGTGTTTATACATTCAGGTTAGAAGGTATCATAACAGTGATAGACCCTGAAAGGTTGTTTCTTTTTAACTGCCTTTTTCCCCCCTATACTTAATATAGAAGAGATACAATTCATGCTCTAAATCAAAAAGCCTATCTGCTTTGTGTTGAAGAAATTAAcagtaagttaaattaaatttttaatttaaaattctggTAAGTTCCCTTATACTTCCTCAGACTTTGTTGAAAGTTCTCTATttttcaacataaaaataaagactagTGTCATTGATATGGCTTATTAGAACCAATATAATAAAGTGACTTCAAAAAGAGGTCATTCTAGATGGGAGGGAAATGGGGAGAGAAAAGGGAGACTCATGAACTGAAATTGAATTTCATACATGTATGAGTTTGTTGGGATGAAaccaactattatgtataattataaagatgtaaaaaataaaagaaatcatacaccagaaaaaaaaaagaaaaagaaaaaaaagaagaagttgtTATTCTAAGCAGGGTATGGCCCGTATTCCCAGACCCAGGAgattgaggcaaaaggatcacaagttcaaggccagcctcagcaacttgtcgagactttgtctcaaaataaaaaaaaggaaaaggactggacatgtggctcaatggtaaagagtCCCTAGGTTTAATTCCTAGTAACCCCCGCAAAGAGGTTGTTCTAAACAGGATTAAGAAAAAGAAGGATAAAGAGAGGCATAATTGTTGCAGTTCCCTGTGCAATAAGGTCAGGACTTGACAACCTGCTTTAAGTGAGGATCTGCCCTTGGCCCCTGGACACCCACCTGGCAGAGACAGTGGAGGAACTGGAGTGCAAACTCTGTTTGTTTCACCATCACAGGCTTCAACACCTGGCTCTGAAGCCTTCTGCTTCCCACCATCCCAGGTCTTCACCTCCAGGGGAGCAGCATGAGCTCCTTGGGGTTTTCCATTAGTGGGCTGGAGTGTTCCACAGGGGTTGGTGACAGCTGTAGCTGGTTTGTCACTGGTTTTGCTTGACTTCTGATTGTTGCATATTTCAGTTTCTGGGTCTGTTTCATGCTCATCCTCTTTGTGTGGAATTGCATGTGTCTggtgtaggactttttcttctgCTTGACTTTTGGAACTCTTAGAATCACTGTTAAGAGGTTTCTGATTCTCTGAACCTCTCCTGAGTCGATAATATTTCTGCCCCCAGCTTTCTATAAAGTGTGGTCCAGTTGCTACCAGAATAGGGTTTCCCCGAAGGTTTCTGAGGGTACTTCTGTGAAAATGCAGGTCACTGGCTGGGAGCATGCTCTGGCCTTGGTAGATGGCTGGGCAAGGTGGGACACTGGAACCATAGAGGAATGGCATCTCTAAGCCATCTAATCCCTTTGGGTTAAATTTTTCCAATTTCCTTTGCTGGTAATTAGAATACATTTCCATTTCTgccctaaaaataaaacaatatattttatacaactgaaaaaaaccattagaaatataattttGATGGCCCCTTGCCTTCCCAGTGGGACTCAATGAGTTAATGCAAGTCTCAATGGTTATCAATCAAGGCAAGTGGCTGGGGCAAGTGGGAAAGGAGGACTTGCtgtttggcttacttcactttttTATTGGTGGTCACCTGGACTCCTCAGTGTTCAGTGATGAGGAAATTGACTCAGTGCCTTCTCTCACCCTGTGGTCATACCCTAGCTATATTGCTCTGCCTTTTTTTCTGCCTGTCACTACAGTTGAAGGCCACTATTGGGCTGATGTCAGGTTGTCTGGGCTCTGACAATGTCTGAAGTGGGGTTGGCAAACTTGGCTCCTACCCTCCAGCAACACTAAAGTCATTTAAGACAGAAATGCCAATATGAACTTCAGAGGCATCACGGCTATGCATTAATTATGGAACATTGACAGACTATCACAATGTATAGAACTGTCAGCTTCACTATTGGTTTTTAATCTTGCATTTATTGTTAACAAAGCTGTATACGTGTTCgtatattttctttttgtaatcTTTTCTGTAAGTCATCagggtgtgtgtatgtttgtgtgagtgtgtgtccattgtcatatatatattcatttataagTGGACGAGTGaatgaatagaaaataaatacaacATTGTTAAGTTACCTGGCAGCATGAGGTCTTCGAATCATTTCATTTCTTCTGCTCACTGCCCTTATGGACTCAGGTGGCAAAAAGCCCCaaccttaaaaaagaaaaccaccattCCATCCCACATCAAATGAAAAGCACacatttgaaaataataaaatataatgatTGAAAACAATGTCCGCAAAAAACAACCCACCAGTTAAACACAATTTGGAAATCACATTGGATCACTGATGTTCACTATCTAAGAACATCTTTGGTGACTGCatgataaatacaaaataaattttgGTTCTTTTCTTTGATTGTTATTATAGATGACATTTTCCTTCCATATTGCAAATGAAAGAGGGTGAACTGTGAATCTTTGATCTATCTTGTCTTATTCAACTGAATATATTTAGGGGTACAGTGTAATATTTTGATATGTGTACTCCTTGTAGAAGTGAATTAACATACAatcactttatttgtttattattattattattttggtgagAAGAACATTTGAAATCTTTTAGCAATTTTCAAGTATATAGTACTTGTTACTAACGATAGCTACCATGCTGTATAATATGTCTCTAAACTTATTTCTCCTATCTAATTGAAACTTTGTACAATTTAACCAGAATCTCTCCCGTTTACTTCACTTTGGTCTCTTATTTTGAAGGAAAAATGATAGGTTTCTTCTGTTTaccttttataaaaaaaaatgtttcttgatGTACCAAAATCCCAGGAAATAAATGCAATGAGGAGTAAAGTGGAGTTGAGCAGTAAATACATCCTATATTCAAATCAATCTTCCAAAGTACCTCAACAGCAACATCACCAGGTTTCAGGCTCCATTCTTGCCTGGCAACCTGgttgatttcccctttctctggaCTAGAATGCACTTAGGAGTTTATCCTGGGGCTTTTCTGAGCCATCTATGGAAAAGaaccagtttttaaatttattttctttatacatttccAACCCATCATGGACCAATACTTtataaaaaatgcaaaaagtTTTCTAAGAGATTGAAATGAAAACAATATGTACAGGCACcatcaaaaaagacaaaaagaaagatCACTTAATGCATCCACATAGTGCTAATCTAATGAGTCCTCATCTCACTTGGGCTATGAGTGGTGTATTTGACACAGTGCTCACTCTCCACTTATAAAACTTTCTTCCCCAGTATATGCTCCTGGGTTTCCTCCTACTTTGCTGGTTGCTCCTTCTGTTTCTGCCATGCTTTTTCTTCCTCATCTTTGAACTCTGTTGATGTGTCTTAGGGATCATCCTTTGAACTCCTCTATATATGGTCCATCCACAGATTTGGTCCATCTCATATTTTCTGATGAGTTCCAAGGTTATGGCTCCTGATTTACTCCACAAGTCCTCCCTGACTTCAGCTGCCTTTCTGACAACTCCACTTGGTGGCTATTAGGCATCCCAAATGTAATCTGAGAAAGCTGAGTCTCTGGTATCTCTCCCTCCCCCAAaactcttttcctttattttcctcAAGTTCAACTCAACAAACAGCAACTTCACCTTTTGGATTATTcccagaacaaaatttttgatgtCATTTGTAAAACCTCTCTTTCACCTCCCACATCCAAACTGAGAAAATCCTGTTTTTACCACCCAAATAATTACAGAATCTAATCATTTCTTACTATTTCTATTCCCCCAACCCATGACCTCACTATTAGAATCCTTTAACTGTTCTAACTGCTCCTTAAATCCTATCAGTTTATTCCCTGAACTTTGTAAGTTTGTTCCCATCTCAGCAGCCAGAATGCTCCTGGTGACCTTTAAGTCAGACCATGTCACATCGTTGCTCAAACTCCTGGAAGACTTCTCCTTTTGCTCAGAATAAAAGCCACGTTGTCACTAAGATCTATAAGCTTACAAGCCTTTTTGTTTACATAGCTGGGAATCAAACCTGGGCCtgtcatgtgctaggcaagtgccctgctgctgagttacattcccaaccCAAGCTACTGTTAGCTGCCCAGGCCCCATTAACTCTCAGATTCTTCTC encodes:
- the Samd7 gene encoding sterile alpha motif domain-containing protein 7 codes for the protein MSNPVMAVNPLLTASGQQRIPLVPSPFGPPIVDRDVLPPTVGPTDPRQFCVPSHFGSSILPNANMPNMLSNRIYSGWGFLPPESIRAVSRRNEMIRRPHAARAEMEMYSNYQQRKLEKFNPKGLDGLEMPFLYGSSVPPCPAIYQGQSMLPASDLHFHRSTLRNLRGNPILVATGPHFIESWGQKYYRLRRGSENQKPLNSDSKSSKSQAEEKVLHQTHAIPHKEDEHETDPETEICNNQKSSKTSDKPATAVTNPCGTLQPTNGKPQGAHAAPLEVKTWDGGKQKASEPGVEACDGETNRVCTPVPPLSLPGTHALVTVGEKLSLDEDIQKWTVDDVHNFIRSLPGCSDCAQVFKDHAIDGETLPLLTEEHLRGTLGLKLGPALKIQSQVSQHVGKMFYKKTLSLPTHTRQAFDQPADTSPLLDFNSWSDLMNIPCPQDIRIPKRIEQDSSRN